In Brachypodium distachyon strain Bd21 chromosome 2, Brachypodium_distachyon_v3.0, whole genome shotgun sequence, one genomic interval encodes:
- the LOC100821388 gene encoding uncharacterized protein LOC100821388, with protein MAAATAFTEEERAVDESLGYPKAYAKLCRGGGLLGLPYAHGPPHAFLPYVLQPHEALRAKDLNEMFPVVDAEALPAANPRGFASLLWKQLDHLGNAGFDPALFRVDAYGNVLYLHADSASPLAWDVHHWFPCARGGKTVPSNLRVVQAQVCRKKQNKLEFLVPWWDLQLGISVSQFLSIFASKNSDFRNRAFAFLFADGASEELSALQAVEAHAFPQHFSEMTKKVGLAPAAIVTARGSDSPVLRSLDANRPLRSNYPLIAAKKFSGEKDENLATHGHGTNSTRENNNPDVDGYISNPHLSIAMARDSLRQREESKKKQAELAELENELTEMQQKNEQERVAIQDLEAHLIKRRRRVEKCRRLAEAQSNYKAVLEKMIRDAMHQSVVYKEQLRLNQAATSTLMARLEAQRAMCDSSETELRRKYQHRDDLERQVKPFIDQARKRYRVDDEMPEEMRPESVKYLSQRRLRSSPRKQELRDFLEEAHRASDAYISLEDEEIGQGTSTIGYAKNESPKVINFPRRSLSTEENTGYTERGRVSSVREKLEQSAIQQRHRSSRRERKETMAARGIGTPMRTKTDTKGKAAMLEPETEKSHASQTVSFARTSSVAPSPPYRATGVYGMPRYPEQSLLLQKNEVLHPRHAVRSEENEDMNYTGKGNVDKWLHMLMEDQQEEPAAHCSSENHDAAEENAWDEQQVQSGIAGDETCRNEITECSEEIVEVGGESATHHGTPRCSNSFDIKEEREERKIWFPRSESGRGFRSLPSSPSKILGMRGRKPKATSDDDRRSVYEDAVSTSSSKFLSKCRQAIKKAVHK; from the exons atggcggcggcgacggccttcacggaggaggagagggcggtGGACGAATCGCTGGGCTACCCCAAGGCCTACGCCAAgctctgccgcggcggcggtctgCTCGGCCTCCCCTACGCCCACGGCCCGCCCCACGCCTTCCTCCCCTACGTCCTCCAGCCCCACGAG GCGCTGCGGGCCAAGGACCTGAACGAGATGTTCCCGGTGGTGGACGCGGAGGCGCTCCCGGCCGCCAACCCGCGGGGCTTCGCCAGCCTCCTCTGGAAGCAgctcgaccacctcggcaACGCAGGATTCGACCCAGCGCTCTTCCGCGTCGACGCCTACGGCAACGTCCTCTACCTCCATGCCGACTCCGCCTCCCCGCTCGCCTGGGACGTCCACCACTGGTTCCCCTGCGCCA GGGGAGGGAAGACGGTTCCCAGCAACCTGAGGGTCGTGCAGGCGCAGGTGTGCAGGAAGAAGCAGAACAAGCTCGAGTTCCTCGTCCCGTGGTGGGATCTGCAGCTCGGCATCTCCGTCAGCCAGTTCCTCTCCATCTTCGCCTCCAAGAACTCCGACTTCAG GAACAGAGCATTCGCCTTCTTGTTCGCCGACGGGGCCAGCGAGGAGCTGAGCGCGCtgcaggcggtggaggcgcacGCGTTCCCGCAGCACTTCTCGGAGATGACCAAGAAAGTAGGCCTCGCGCCTGCCGCCATCGTGACAGCGAGGGGTTCTGACAGCCCGGTGCTCAGATCCCTTGACGCCAACAGACCACTCAGGTCCAATTACCCTTTGATCG CTGCAAAGAAATTCTCCGGCGAAAAGGATGAGAACTTGGCAACGCACGGCCATGGGACTAATTCGACGAGAGAGAACAACAACCCAGATGTTGATGGCTACATTAGCAATCCTCACTTGTCCATTGCCATGGCTAGGGACTCGCTGAGGCAGAGAGAAGAGTCCAAGAAGAAGCAAGCCGAGCTCGCGGAATTGGAGAATGAATTGACCGAGATGCAGCAGAAGAATGAGCAGGAGAGGGTAGCCATCCAGGACCTGGAAGCTCACCTGATCAAGAGGCGTCGGCGAGTAGAGAAGTGCCGCCGCTTGGCTGAGGCCCAGTCCAACTACAAGGCGGTGCTGGAGAAGATGATCAGAGACGCCATGCACCA GAGTGTTGTGTACAAGGAACAGCTGAGGTTGAACCAAGCTGCAACTAGTACTCTGATGGCAAGACTAGAGGCCCAGAGAGCAATGTGCGACTCCTCTGAAACAGAGCTCCGCAGGAAGTATCAGCACAGGGATGATCTGGAGAGGCAGGTCAAGCCTTTCATCGATCAAGCAAGGAAGAGGTACCGGGTTGACGATGAGATGCCAGAGGAAATGCGCCCCGAGAGCGTAAAGTACTTGTCGCAGAGAAGATTGAGGAGCAGCCCTCGCAAACAGGAGCTGAGAGATTTCCTGGAGGAGGCTCATAGGGCTTCAGATGCATACATCTCCCTGGAGGATGAAGAAATTGGACAAGGAACTTCAACAATAGGTTATGCTAAGAATGAATCTCCTAAGGTGATAAACTTCCCAAGGAGATCACTCTCCACTGAAGAGAACACAGGTTACACTGAAAGAGGGAGAGTTTCGTCGGTCCGGGAGAAGCTAGAACAATCGGCAATCCAACAACGGCATCGTAGCAgcaggagagagaggaaggaaaCCATGGCAGCAAGGGGGATTGGTACACCTATGAGGACAAAAACTGATACTAAGGGCAAGGCAGCCATGCTTGAGCCTGAGACTGAAAAATCTCATGCAAGCCAGACAGTATCATTTGCAAGGACCTCCTCGGTTGCGCCAAGTCCTCCGTACAGAGCGACCGGCGTTTATGGAATGCCAAGGTACCCCGAGCAGTCACTGCTATTGCAAAAGAATGAGGTGCTTCATCCTCGACATGCCGTCAGATCGGAAGAAAATGAAGACATGAACTATACTGGCAAAGGCAATGTGGATAAGTGGCTTCATATGCTCATGGAGGATCAGCAAGAAGAACCTGCAGCACACTGCTCTTCAGAGAACCACGATGCTGCCGAGGAGAACGCTTGGGATGAGCAGCAAGTGCAGAGCGGAAtcgccggcgacgagaccTGCAGGAATGAGATCACTGAATGTTCTGAAGAAATCGTCGAAGTCGGTGGCGAGAGCGCTACTCACCATGGCACTCCAAGATGCAGTAACAGCTTTGACAtcaaggaggagagggaggaaagGAAGATCTGGTTCCCGAGGTCTGAAAGCGGTAGGGGTTTCCGGTCTCTGCCTTCCTCGCCTTCCAAGATCCTGGGAATGAGAGGCAGGAAGCCTAAGGCAACCAGTGACGATGACCGCAGATCCGTCTACGAGGATGCGGTGTCcacaagcagcagcaagtTCCTGAGCAAATGCAGGCAGGCAATCAAGAAAGCAGTACACAAATGA
- the LOC104583031 gene encoding BES1/BZR1 homolog protein 2, whose translation MEAAEGDVEAAAMAASAAGGRRGCIRSTRGPWTVRRQGRGGAVKTSLRHPTPRERENNRQRERRRRQVATRIYAGLRARAGYALPKHADQNDVLRALCAEAGYLVDEDGNVSRLAGHQRSSGVGGPSGSSDHLQPSSTSGATEAVAPQQPEPEQKHKISLELTLSFTYM comes from the exons ATGGAGGCTGCAGAGGGAGATGTTgaggcggcggcaatggctgcgtcggcggcgggggggaggagggggtgCATCAGGTCGACGAGGGGGCCGTGGACGGTGCGGCGGCAAGGGAGGGGCGGGGCCGTGAAGACGTCGCTGCGGCACCCGACGCCGCGGGAGCGGGAGAACAACCGGcagcgggagcggcggcggcggcaggtggCCACGAGGATCTATGCCGGGCTCCGGGCGCGCGCCGGGTACGCGCTGCCCAAGCACGCAGACCAGAACGACGTGCTCCGCGCGCTCTGCGCCGAGGCCGGctacctcgtcgacgaagacgGCAACGTCTCGCGCCTCGCCGGCCACCAG CGTTCCTCCGGTGTCGGCGGCCCCAGCGGCAGCTCCGACCATCTGCAGCCGTCCTCCACCAGCGGCGCGACGGAGGCGGTGGCTCCCCAgcagccggagccggagcagaAGCACAAGATATCCCTGGAGCTGACCCTCTCCTTCACCTACATGTAG
- the LOC100821692 gene encoding uncharacterized protein LOC100821692: protein MKATTLQFIGALLLPLLAVASSFDPFHRNDGRTDPMMGSGQQQQQGPFIPHEYLRFAEVKRHCRSVLSAGAELKFDANRAAALMPELSFVKGDWTQGPGSAPLIPFDGTDMPSDAGAGAPAPLPLATFVMTHVDAAGLRGKTALNVSGVLGVAVSRNGTGPEMGPSYVSPELKVWPGSTEMKMLFEGVYTETGDGESVLCMVGNAMLPKRADDAAAGPWGWAKHTDRNNFQPPVRRDEGVLLVLRYPTTMTLTNRAVRGELTSTHGKSDAAYFDAVHLLSQLGAYSNYKFGSEDELVSKACSQDRPYHDDVIGDGGGLYRGGSLCGILDMFSSEDAFAVVPNRDCNSTDDAVCKRLGPFETDDDKSIDETDGGFKGVSIVMQDIRCEPTTAGPAGERSAGAKVSAVFRAVPPREHRYTAAKRSGLGGMTLSAEGVWRASTGQLCMLGCLGDAGAGGKAKACHSRVCLYVRTGFSATRRSIAVGQITRVDGAAQYPPLTFRRAVHPSELWNRFGVSGGAPLSMTYEYTKAKQAGEFLTRSEPFNLGTAMAKSLLSYPRKPGNLADESNALSMLADDLTLHVPAVPDPLPRERFERPFLQLEVLSLGPLVGRNYPAPVFSGEEQAKRGKEAPSASGTTTETTAVLNVSAELTLSGDTYANVSTLSLEGVYNPVDGRMYLIGCRAIDAPWRAFSSLASSLEDGMDCSIEVRVDYPPTTAQWLINPTAKVRISSTRESGDPLRLDATTALQTLPIIYREQRQDILSRRSVEGILRVATLGAAIGAEFTQLMYIKAHTDVMPYVSLVMLGVQALGYSMPLITGAEALFARIAAAGAGPAPPSYVVDKSQLYWVIDCVVKILILGAFLLTLRLAQKVWRSRIRMLTRSPLEPGRVPSDRKVFLYSFSAHLLGFMVILLGRYVSALGRPVRAEASYMDARGRSHALRQWAVTLEEYVGLAQDLFLLPQVIGNVLWRISCRPLKKSYYVSVTAVRLLPHLYDYVRQAPAINPYFAEEYEFVNASLDFYSAFGDVAIPLAAVALAAAVYVQQRWNYKIISRTVKTQQKKLQHLGSRVYERLPSMSSGNFEAELVAGVNDGTAIGIGPRRDASLTS, encoded by the coding sequence ATGAAGGCGACAACTCTGCAGTTCATCGGCGCGCTCCTGCTGCCATTACTTGCCGTCGCTTCGTCGTTCGATCCGTTTCACCGGAATGATGGACGGACGGATCCGATGATGGGGagcgggcagcagcagcagcaggggcccTTCATCCCGCACGAGTACCTGCGCTTCGCCGAAGTCAAGCGGCATTGCCGGTCCGTGCTCTCGGCCGGCGCCGAGCTCAAGTTCGACGCCAACCGCGCCGCGGCGCTCATGCCGGAGCTGTCCTTCGTCAAGGGCGACTGGACGCAGGGCCCCGGCTCCGCGCCGCTGATACCGTTCGACGGCACCGACATGCCTTcagacgccggcgccggcgcgccaGCCCCGCTGCCGCTGGCCACGTTCGTAATGACGCACGTCGACGCGGCGGGGCTGCGCGGGAAGACGGCGCTGAACGTGAGCGGCGTGCTGGGCGTGGCCGTGTCGCGCAACGGGACCGGCCCGGAGATGGGCCCGTCGTACGTGTCCCCGGAGCTCAAGGTGTGGCCGGGGAGCACGGAGATGAAGATGCTCTTCGAGGGCGTGTACACCGAGACCGGGGACGGCGAGTCCGTGCTGTGCATGGTCGGCAACGCCATGCTCCCTAAGCGCGCCGacgacgcggccgccggcccctGGGGCTGGGCCAAGCACACCGACCGCAACAACTTTCAGCCGCCGGTCAGGCGCGACGAGGGCGTCCTGCTCGTGCTCCGGTACCCGACCACGATGACGCTCACCAACCGCGCCGTGCGCGGCGAGCTCACGAGCACGCACGGGAAATCCGACGCCGCCTACTTCGACGCGGTTCACCTGCTGTCGCAGCTGGGCGCCTACTCCAACTACAAGTTCGGGTCCGAGGACGAGCTCGTCAGCAAAGCGTGCAGCCAGGATCGCCCTTACCACGACGACGTcatcggggacggcggggggCTGTACAGAGGCGGCTCGCTGTGCGGCATCCTGGACATGTTCTCCTCCGAGGACGCCTTCGCCGTCGTGCCCAACCGGGACTGCAACTCGACCGACGACGCAGTCTGCAAGCGTCTCGGCCCCTTCGAGACCGACGACGACAAGTCGATTGACGAGACGGACGGCGGGTTCAAAGGCGTGAGCATCGTGATGCAGGACATCCGGTGCGAGCCCACGACGGCCGGCCCGGCGGGCGAGAGGTCGGCGGGGGCCAAGGTGTCGGCGGTGTTCCGGGCCGtgccgccccgggagcaccgGTACACGGCGGCGAAGCGGAGCGGGCTGGGCGGCATGACGCTGTCGGCTGAGGGCGTGTGGCGGGCCTCCACGGGCCAGCTCTGCATGCTGGGCTGCCtcggcgacgccggcgccggcggcaaggcCAAGGCGTGCCACTCGCGCGTGTGCCTCTACGTGCGCACGGGCTTCTCGGCCACCCGCCGCAGCATCGCCGTGGGCCAGATCACCCGCGTCGACGGCGCGGCCCAGTACCCCCCGCTGACGTTCCGACGGGCGGTGCACCCGTCGGAGCTCTGGAACCGGTTCGGCGTCTCGGGCGGCGCGCCGCTCAGCATGACGTATGAGTACACCAAGGCTAAGCAGGCCGGCGAGTTCCTCACCCGCAGCGAGCCGTTCAACCTGGGCACCGCCATGGCCAAGTCCCTGCTCAGCTACCCACGGAAACCGGGCAACCTTGCCGACGAGAGTAACGCGCTGTCCATGCTAGCCGACGACCTAACGCTCCACGTCCCGGCCGTGCCCGACCCGTTACCCCGCGAACGGTTCGAGCGCCCGTTCCTTCAGCTGGAGGTTCTCTCGCTTGGACCTCTCGTCGGCCGGAACTATCCTGCCCCTGTTTTCTCTGGAGAAGAACAGGCCAAGCGTGGCAAAGAAGCTCCCTCGGCGTCGGGGACGACGACGGAGACGACGGCTGTCCTCAACGTGTCCGCGGAGCTCACGTTGTCCGGGGACACGTACGCGAACGTGTCGACGCTGTCCCTGGAAGGCGTGTACAACCCGGTGGACGGCCGGATGTACCTGATCGGGTGCCGGGCCATCGACGCGCCATGGCGAGCCTTCTCGTCCTTGGCATCATCCCTCGAAGACGGCATGGACTGCTCCATCGAGGTGAGAGTGGACTACCCTCCGACAACGGCGCAGTGGCTGATCAACCCGACGGCCAAGGTGCGGATCTCCAGCACGCGCGAATCCGGCGACCCACTGCGGCTCGACGCGACTACGGCGCTCCAGACGCTGCCGATCATCTACCGCGAGCAGCGGCAGGACATCCTGTCCAGGCGCAGCGTGGAAGGGATCCTGCGCGTGGCCACGCTGGGcgccgccatcggcgccgagtTCACACAGCTCATGTACATCAAGGCGCACACGGACGTGATGCCGTACGTGTCCCTGGTGATGCTGGGCGTCCAGGCGCTGGGCTACAGCATGCCGCTCATCACCGGCGCCGAGGCGCTCTTCGCGCgcatcgccgccgcgggcgccgggccggcgccgccgtcgtacGTGGTGGACAAGAGCCAGCTCTACTGGGTCATCGACTGCGTGGTGAAGATCCTCATCCTGGGCGCCTTCCTCCTCACGCTCCGGCTGGCGCAGAAGGTGTGGCGGTCGCGGATCCGGATGCTCACGCGCTCGCCATTGGAGCCCGGCCGGGTGCCCAGCGACCGGAAGGTGTTCCTCTACAGCTTCTCGGCGCACCTGCTGGGGTTCATGGTGATCCTGCTGGGCCGTTACGTGAGCGCGCTGGGCCGGCCGGTGCGGGCCGAGGCGTCGTACATGGACGCCAGGGGCCGGTCGCACGCGCTCCGGCAGTGGGCCGTGACGCTGGAGGAGTACGTCGGGCTGGCCCAGGACCTGTTCCTCCTCCCGCAGGTGATCGGCAACGTGCTGTGGCGGATCAGCTGCAGGCCGCTGAAGAAGAGCTACTACGTCAGCGTGACGGCGGTGCGCCTGCTGCCGCACCTCTACGACTACGTCAGGCAGGCGCCCGCCATTAACCCGTACTTCGCGGAGGAGTACGAGTTCGTCAACGCAAGCCTCGACTTCTACTCGGCGTTCGGCGACGTCGCCAtcccgctcgccgccgtcgcgctcgCTGCCGCTGTCTACGTGCAGCAGAGATGGAACTACAAGATCATCAGCAGGACCGTCAAGACGCAGCAGAAGAAGCTGCAGCATCTTGGGTCCAGGGTGTACGAGCGGCTGCCGTCCATGTCGTCGGGGAATTTTGAGGCTGAGCTTGTCGCTGGCGTCAACGATGGCACCGCCATCGGAATTGGGCCTCGCCGGGACGCCAGCCTCACTTCATAG